In Paraburkholderia phenazinium, the following are encoded in one genomic region:
- a CDS encoding TadE/TadG family type IV pilus assembly protein: protein MNRTAYQSAPRSHPRVALLRRRRERGTAAVEFAMIFPLFFMILYGIVTFSLIFVAQQNLTLAAEEGARAALNYQTATSTTNALAARTTAACTAASNVVTSLISSATCVSSSTTCSYDATMDCIKVTLTYKYASAPLVPTLPLLNFVLPASLVSSAMVQLNPENIL from the coding sequence ATGAACCGGACTGCTTACCAATCGGCTCCGCGCTCGCATCCGCGGGTTGCGTTGCTGCGCCGGCGCCGCGAGCGTGGCACCGCGGCCGTGGAATTCGCGATGATTTTTCCGCTGTTCTTCATGATCCTGTACGGGATCGTGACCTTCAGCCTGATCTTCGTCGCACAGCAGAACCTGACCCTGGCCGCTGAAGAGGGGGCCCGCGCCGCGCTGAACTACCAGACGGCAACGAGCACGACTAACGCGCTTGCTGCACGCACGACTGCCGCATGCACGGCGGCAAGCAACGTGGTGACCTCGCTGATCAGTAGCGCGACCTGTGTATCGAGTTCGACGACCTGCAGTTACGACGCCACGATGGATTGCATCAAGGTGACCTTGACCTACAAGTACGCCAGCGCACCCCTGGTGCCGACTTTGCCGCTGCTGAATTTCGTCTTGCCCGCCTCGCTGGTGAGCAGTGCGATGGTGCAACTCAACCCGGAAAACATACTGTGA
- the cpaB gene encoding Flp pilus assembly protein CpaB: MMPNLTRILAGVLIALALLLGVFAWTLSRRPAPHPVVPVTQATFPVVVAARVLPAGKPITVDALRVQTLPINPNGAFGDPSQLAGRVPTSDIGADSPVLEGQLSSGIAERVEPGQRAIAVRVDESNAVGNRLRPGNLVDVFFTLKRDGNLGNGAEVERSQARLLMSKVRVLAFGNATPAADSPGDANGMVRTAVLAVPVADVDKLTLAETSGRLVFALRNPKDDEVIDPAAFAPTAGVLKIAANAPAGDAAQDSTRAAAGVALDELSGSTGNPVAHPQAAPRIARPVTRVAGAANDGIEVIRGGRAETVAR, from the coding sequence ATCATGCCGAATCTGACCCGCATCCTTGCCGGCGTCCTGATCGCGCTCGCGCTGCTGCTGGGCGTTTTTGCGTGGACGCTCTCGCGCCGGCCCGCGCCGCATCCGGTCGTGCCGGTGACGCAAGCCACCTTCCCCGTGGTGGTAGCGGCGCGCGTGCTGCCCGCCGGCAAACCGATCACCGTCGATGCGCTGCGCGTGCAGACGCTGCCGATCAATCCGAACGGCGCGTTCGGCGACCCATCGCAACTGGCTGGCCGGGTACCCACCTCGGACATCGGGGCGGATTCGCCGGTGCTCGAAGGCCAGTTGTCGTCGGGCATTGCGGAGCGTGTCGAACCGGGGCAGCGGGCGATCGCGGTCCGCGTCGACGAAAGCAACGCAGTCGGCAACCGGCTGCGGCCGGGCAATCTGGTCGACGTGTTCTTCACGCTAAAACGCGACGGCAACCTGGGCAACGGCGCCGAAGTCGAGCGCAGCCAGGCGCGCCTCCTGATGTCGAAGGTCCGTGTGCTGGCTTTCGGCAACGCCACGCCGGCAGCCGACAGCCCGGGCGATGCGAACGGCATGGTGCGGACCGCCGTGCTTGCCGTACCGGTTGCCGACGTCGACAAGCTCACCCTGGCTGAAACCTCAGGACGGCTTGTCTTCGCCCTGCGCAATCCGAAGGACGACGAAGTGATCGATCCGGCCGCTTTTGCGCCGACGGCGGGCGTCCTCAAGATCGCCGCCAACGCACCGGCGGGCGACGCCGCACAGGACTCGACACGCGCCGCGGCCGGTGTGGCGCTCGATGAACTGTCCGGCAGTACGGGCAATCCAGTGGCGCATCCGCAGGCGGCGCCGCGCATCGCCCGGCCGGTCACGCGGGTCGCGGGTGCGGCGAACGACGGTATTGAAGTGATACGGGGTGGGCGCGCCGAAACGGTCGCTCGATAG